A region of Scleropages formosus chromosome 2, fSclFor1.1, whole genome shotgun sequence DNA encodes the following proteins:
- the lim2.2 gene encoding lens intrinsic membrane protein 2.2: MLYSLAGGGTLSGVAALVLLIISTATDYWMQYRYSGSPANQGLWRFCINHKCHAHTITVAFWDATRAFMLLSVVSCFAGVVLGLSAFTNGTKSKLVRSGGIALLLSGFLALLALAIYTGVTVQFFGKRFLDWRFSWSYILGWVSVILAFAAGSIQLYLYQKNMAETSPPSAPDS; this comes from the exons ATGCTGTACAGTCTAGCAGGTGGGGGCACACTGAGTGGTGTGGCTGCCCTGGTGCTGCTCATCATCTCCACGGCAACAGATTACTGGATGCAATACCGATACTCCGGCAGCCCAGCCAATCAGGGGCTCTGGAGGTTCTGCATCAATCACAAGTGCCATGCCCACACCATTACTGTTG CCTTCTGGGATGCGACGCGGGCCTTTATGCTGCTGTCCGTTGTGAGCTGCTTCGCCGGCGTGGTCCTGGGCCTCAGTGCCTTCACCAACGGAACCAAGAGCAAGCTGGTGAGATCTGGAGGGATAGCGCTgttgctctctg GATTCCTTGCCCTGTTAGCCCTGGCAATTTACACGGGGGTGACCGTTCAGTTCTTTGGCAAGCGATTCCTCGACTGGCGTTTCTCCTGGTCCTACATCTTGGGCTGGGTGTCGGTTATCTTGGCTTTTGCTGCAG GATCGATCCAGCTCTATCTCTATCAGAAGAACATGGCGGAAACATCTCCCCCCAGTGCCCCTGACAGCTAA
- the gpr35.2 gene encoding G-protein coupled receptor 55 has translation MKMTNCSQDVPAGVQIFYIAVGVPTFIFGLLVNVAFLVALCYSQRNTWTYMMVYIVNMAFSDTIVLIFLPVKMYSFYNQWNFVQLCLFFVSSYFVNMYVSIFTVTAISVVRYVAIKYPFRALEIMSPRKAVIVCVLIWLTICSLSYIFHFVDSPGDNATNITCFQKIKNDAFPLEFILVLEIVGFLLPLIIMSFCSIKIVMYLYKKTDISSASEKTQCIGIIITNLIVFILCFTPLHLSFLFKFLVQTYYPGSCQLYKLAHSFVHIATCISHTNCCFDVFSYYFLTSSFWKRLSASFQLNRNTCCFTKNSVL, from the coding sequence ATGAAAATGACTAACTGCTCCCAGGACGTACCAGCTGGAGTTCAGATATTCTATATCGCCGTGGGTGTTCCAACAttcatctttggactgttggtTAATGTCGCTTTCTTAGTGGCGCTATGCTATAGCCAAAGAAACACTTGGACATACATGATGGTCTACATTGTGAACATGGCCTTTTCAGACACCATTGTTCTGATATTTTTGCCTGTTAAAATGTACTCCTTCTATAATCAATGGAATTTTGTACAGCTCTGCTTGTTCTTTGTGTCCTCTTACTTTGTGAACATGTATGTCAGCATCTTTACAGTCACTGCCATAAGCGTGGTTCGATATGTTGCCATCAAGTACCCTTTCCGAGCACTAGAGATTATGTCTCCCCGGAAggctgtgattgtgtgtgtgctgatctGGCTGACCATTTGCTCACTGAgctacattttccattttgtggATAGCCCAGGTGACAATGCCACCAACATCACTTGTTTTCAGAAGATCAAGAATGATGCCTTTCCCCTTGAGTTCATTCTGGTTTTAGAGATAGTAGGTTTCCTCCTGCCTCTGATTATTATGAGCTTTTGTTCAATTAAAATTGTCATGTATTTGTACAAGAAGACTGATATTAGCTCAGCCAGTGAGAAAACCCAGTGCATTGGCATTATCATCACCAATctcattgtttttatattatgcTTTACTCCTTTGCATCTGAGCTTCCTGTTCAAGTTTCTTGTCCAGACCTACTACCCGGGCAGCTGCCAGCTTTACAAACTTGCACACAGCTTTGTTCATATAGCAACCTGCATTTCCCATACCAACTGTTGCTTTGATGTTTTCAGCTACTACTTCTTGACCAGCAGTTTCTGGAAGCGGCTTTCAGCATCTTTCCAGCTGAACAGAAATACTTGTTGCTTTACAAAGAATTCCGTTTTATAa